The nucleotide sequence TCCAATTGTTTTTCAGTCTTTCGAAAATCGTTGAAGGCAGTGCGGATAAATACAGCAACCATTATGATCACCTCAAATTGAACTCTTGCGTCAAGTTTACAGCGCAAACAGACAAAAAATAGCCCCCAGCAGGGAGCCCTAATAATTTCTTTCGCCAAGAAAATTATAGCATGGGCTGCCACGAGGGGGAGTTGGAAAGATGAGCGCACAAGAGCAACTGTCATTTCTGGAACCAGTAGACGAAAAAGAAGTCAGAAAGGCTGTTGTCAAAGCATTAAAAGAATATAAAGCCCTTCGTGTTGCTGTACAAAATAAAAAGGAGCGACAGGAGAAGGGTGTCGATCAACTGTTTCCACGGCTTCAAAAGTCTGAGTCCACGAATGAGTTGAAAGCAAGACAGATTGAAAGGGCGTTGCAGTACTCGTTAGATGAAGTAGAGCCCCAGATCATCGAAGAGAAGTATCTCTGCACGTCCAGGGTGAAGGACATCAATGTATATCTGGACTTAGGTCTGACAAAAGACCAATTCTACACAAAAAAGAAAGAGGCAATAATGCAAATTGCTACGGCACTCGGAATGATCTGAGTGCCCTTTTTTGTGCGAAAAAGCCCAACAAAATCACGATAAAATGCAGGATAAATCTCGGACTTTATCAGGGATAAAAGGCAGGACGATTTGAAATGTTATGGACGGTAATCTTGAGTCAAGAGCAAGCGACTCCGGCTCTTGGGAGATACCGCCTATCCCTTATCAATGGTGTACCTGAGCGAATCTATGGGTGATGATGAATGTGACCTTACGAGAGGGGGACATTCTGAGCCTGAACGCACCAGTTGCGACGAGCGTAGCAGGGAACCATGCAATTATTTTTGTTTGTATGCATTACAGCGGTTTTCAAGTTTTGGGAACCCCTCTCGGAGCTTTGAAAAATCGCGAACTACTCTGCTGGGATGTATCGGACAGAGGCCTACATGCGAGACTTACGGCTCCGGCCACTCGCCCCTTGTCCAGTATCTCTCATTTTCGTATTGGCCAACCCTGTCAAAGAGTGCAGAGGCTTTTTTCCGGTAAGCAGGGGCAAATGCTTACTGATTGTTCTGCAACGCCTCCTAAAGCCTGTGACCGGAGTAGGCGTAAGGATTGGCTCGCGGCGGAGGCCCCTGCAAAAAAGAGTGGGGCTTTTGATATAGACAAGCACCTGCCATTACCTCAGAATGGAAGTATAGGGGGTGATATTTTGCCAGAAATTTATCTAGGAATTTCGATACCTGATATTGTTGTTAGTTCGAAAACTATTCTTCCAACTATCGCAGGGGTTATTGTCACAGTGATACTAATAAGAAATAGTTTAAATTAAGCACCCACACGGTGCTTTTTTTCATGGAGGTGGGTGAAATGTAGTGCGCCAGTATGTTGACTCAGTGACAGGAGAAATATACTACACAGAGGAAGTGTTGCGCCGGTCAGACGAAATTGTAAAAGTATTTCGACCCGTAGGCCGTAGCTCAAAATTCGTGAAGATCAAAGCCAGCCAAAAGGCAAAGCGACGGCTCAGAAAGCTGTCACTCGCTGAGGCTGGTTTTTTGTTGAAGATCGCTCCTTATGCCAGCGAGGGAACTAACCTCCTGCAAGGCGACAATGAGCGCGGACAAAAGGGGACGCCGCTTACCGTCAAAGACCTTGCCCGCA is from Brevibacillus brevis and encodes:
- a CDS encoding ArpU family phage packaging/lysis transcriptional regulator codes for the protein MSAQEQLSFLEPVDEKEVRKAVVKALKEYKALRVAVQNKKERQEKGVDQLFPRLQKSESTNELKARQIERALQYSLDEVEPQIIEEKYLCTSRVKDINVYLDLGLTKDQFYTKKKEAIMQIATALGMI